From one Triticum aestivum cultivar Chinese Spring chromosome 4B, IWGSC CS RefSeq v2.1, whole genome shotgun sequence genomic stretch:
- the LOC123090741 gene encoding uncharacterized protein → MGTCVSRPSACVGKPSTPRSGDAARAPSRRRRRRGAKGRRKAPSRAASMETIQEAEGPPDPSAAAAASASGDCRTYSNPAFQVTGSMEEAWYDSFAISESDGEDDFHSVQDDAFSLNGFENEAALGTRDANGGSFNGAEHPHRKPRSSELPKGHLENGARPSASHEDGASVSGGASPSSGGILDNCGLLPNNCLPCMASAVGVNEKKRALSTSPTHSMKMPSLKLSFKKKSGEANPSSTLLSTKDFLERPIAGSQVQLCLLEKKVLNSWSHIDPGTFRVRGSNYLRDKKKELAQNCAAYYPFGVDVYLSPQKLHHISRFVKLPDIQTSSKLPPLLVVNVQVPLYPASLFQNETDGEGMSFVLYFRLSEGYSKELSPLFIENIRRLVDDDVEKIKGFPMETSISFRERLKILGRVANLEDLPLSAAERKLMHAYNEKPVLSRPQHQFFLGDNYFEVDIDMHRFGYISRKGFETFLDRLKICMLDVGLTIQGNKPEELPEQVLCCVRLNGIDYAKYQPLMTNGA, encoded by the exons ATGGGCACGTGCGTGTCGCGGCCCAGCGCGTGCGTGGGGAAGCCCAGCACGCCGCGCTCCGGCGACGCGGCGCGGGCCCCCTCGCGCAGGCGCCGCCGCCGCGGGGCCAAGGGCCGCAGGAAGgcgccctcccgcgccgcctccaTGGAGACCATCCAGGAGGCCGAGGGCCCCCccgacccctccgccgccgccgccgcatcggcCTCCGGTGACTGCCGGACCTACAGCAACCCGGCCTTCCAAG TCACCGGGAGCATGGAGGAGGCCTGGTACGACTCCTTCGCCATCAGCGAGTCAGACGGCGAGGACGATTTCCACAGCGTGCAAGACG ATGCCTTTTCACTCAACGGCTTCGAGAACGAAGCGGCATTGGGTACGAGGGACGCCAATGGCGGGAGCTTCAATGGAGCTGAACACCCCCATAGGAAGCCAAGGTCCAGTGAGCTGCCGAAGGGGCATTTGGAGAACGGTGCGAGGCCCTCTGCTAGCCATGAGGATGGGGCGAGTGTTTCAGGCGGTGCTAGCCCAAGTAGTGGAGGGATACTGGACAATTGCGGTCTCCTGCCAAATAACTGTTTGCCATGTATGGCCTCTGCTGTTGGTGTGAATGAGAAGAAGAGGGCGCTTTCCACAAGCCCGACTCATTCGATGAAGATGCCTTCGTTGAAGCTCTCGTTCAAGAAGAAGTCTGGGGAAGCCAACCCGTCGTCCACACTGT TGTCTACAAAGGATTTCCTTGAAAGGCCTATAGCAGGTTCTCAAGTACAGTTATGTTTGCTGGAAAAGAAAGTGCTGAATAGCTGGTCTCATATTGATCCTGGTACATTCAGAGTCCGGGGATCTAACTATCTTAG GGATAAAAAGAAAGAGCTTGCTCAAAATTGTGCGGCGTACTATCCATTTGGAGTTGATGTATACTTGTCGCCGCAAAAACTCCATCATATATCTCGATTTGTCAAGCTTCCTGATATTCAAACCTCCAGCAAACTCCCACCTCTTTTGGTGGTCAATGTACAG GTTCCACTATATCCTGCTTCACTCTTTCAGAATGAAACCGATGGGGAAGGCATGAGCTTTGTTTTGTATTTTAGGCTTTCCGAAGGTTACTCAAAAGAGCTTTCACCCTTATTCATAGAGAATATCAGA AGGTTGGTTGATGATGATGTAGAAAAAATAAAAGGATTTCCTATGGAAACAAGTATATCATTTCGGGAACGGCTGAAGATACTTGGACGGGTGGCTAATCTGGAGGACCTTCCTTTAAGTGCCGCGGAGAGGAAGCTAATGCATGCATACAACGAGAAGCCTGTGCTTTCTAGACCTCAGCATCAGTTTTTCCTG GGTGATAACTACTTTGAGGTTGACATTGACATGCATAGATTTGGCTACATCTCAAGGAAAGGTTTCGAGACATTCCTGGACAGGCTAAAAATATGCATGCTAGATGTTGGGCTAACCATCCAG GGAAACAAACCCGAAGAATTGCCTGAGCAGGTCTTGTGCTGTGTTAGGTTGAACGGGATAGATTATGCAAAGTATCAGCCACTGATGACAAACGGTGCCTGA
- the LOC123090743 gene encoding uncharacterized protein has product MVMDDHQLRLLQIPPPIHPDDPDSPLPETILIDSFGYLSDRTNATTARGRRSRTKKKGKRILVTFWPVAPPRVSCFTVHCPDLKPDAFAEIPKISYTEDDLVLLSITICPERLHVYGKNIRYFVYQAGTKKTPPSVKLVHCPPYFRIYDQEVALLHCHHQEMFFIAVLRWASIAQDYTDGHFNLHLYNSKTKAWNIKLMLLDSPKDFEFRSFNKGITIGGELGSVGWVDLRGGIIICDLLLDNQSLRYIPLPSPLSPDPVRGYMLYVRNVTVLQGYIKYFEMHSNVRPGSDTGSSLICEGWMAATKKIKISSIGSTSGSSNWEEDCTIRCSDDVPLDSPVYAQMLPNPQEGDDAKPSLKKIRVGYPALSLHDGDVVYLMHMPDPRGDKACVIALDMRNKVVKGVANFGGSGRPLGHSYTYFPSGISKHLGIFSSTRQISNAAETSRDGK; this is encoded by the coding sequence ATGGTGATGGATGACCACCAACTCCGGCTGCTCCAGATCCCTCCGCCTATCCACCCCGACGATCCGGATTCTCCTCTCCCGGAGACCATCCTCATCGACTCGTTCGGCTACCTCAGCGACCGCACCAACGCCACCACCGCCAGGGGCCGCAGGAGCAggaccaagaagaagggcaagcgcATCCTGGTCACCTTCTGGCCGGTTGCCCCGCCGCGCGTCTCCTGCTTCACTGTCCACTGCCCAGATCTGAAGCCCGATGCATTCGCTGAAATCCCCAAGATCTCCTATACGGAGGACGACCTCGTCCTGCTCAGCATCACCATCTGCCCCGAGCGCCTGCACGTGTACGGCAAGAACATCCGCTACTTCGTCTACCAGGCCGGCACCAAGAAGACGCCGCCGTCGGTCAAGCTCGTCCACTGTCCCCCCTACTTCAGGATCTACGACCAAGAGGTTGCCTTACTGCACTGCCACCACCAAGAGATGTTCTTCATCGCCGTGCTCCGCTGGGCCTCCATTGCTCAGGATTACACCGACGGGCACTTTAATCTCCACCTGTACAACTCCAAGACAAAGGCATGGAACATCAAGTTGATGCTTCTTGATTCGCCCAAGGATTTTGAGTTCCGCTCTTTCAACAAGGGGATCACCATTGGAGGGGAGCTTGGTTCAGTGGGTTGGGTCGACCTTAGGGGGGGCATTATCATCTGTGACCTTCTCCTTGACAACCAGAGTCTTCGCTACATCCCACTACCTTCGCCGCTGTCGCCCGATCCAGTCAGGGGTTATATGTTGTATGTTCGGAACGTCACTGTTCTCCAAGGTTACATCAAGTATTTTGAGATGCACAGTAACGTCAGACCGGGCTCAGACACTGGAAGCTCCCTGATATGTGAAGGTTGGATGGCtgcaacaaaaaaaataaaaatttcaaGCATTGGCTCTACTTCTGGTAGTAGCAACTGGGAGGAGGATTGTACTATCAGATGCTCAGATGATGTACCATTGGATAGCCCTGTGTATGCCCAAATGCTACCTAATCCGCAGGAGGGAGATGATGCCAAGCCAAGCCTGAAGAAAATTCGTGTAGGCTATCCTGCTCTTAGCTTGCATGACGGTGATGTTGTTTACCTTATGCACATGCCTGATCCCCGTGGGGATAAGGCCTGTGTGATTGCTCTTGATATGAGGAACAAGGTTGTAAAAGGCGTGGCTAATTTTGGCGGCTCTGGAAGACCCCTGGGTCATTCTTACACCTACTTTCCGAGTGGGATCTCCAAGCATCTGGGCATCTTCTCATCAACCAG